A window of the Brassica napus cultivar Da-Ae chromosome C5, Da-Ae, whole genome shotgun sequence genome harbors these coding sequences:
- the LOC106419194 gene encoding isochorismate synthase 2, chloroplastic, giving the protein MASLHCSSYFLGTNLTKQNSIAIFHSYSPTSFTKLASRVSHQRFLLCSLAMNGCEADHKEPLGTVETRTLSTVTSPAIATEKLITAVCNLKTEPPSFSSGIIRLQVPIDQTIGAIDWLHAQNDALPRSFFSCRRSDAGRQDLLQDLASENVNGSSDRNPVSVAGIGSAAFFRDLSPFSHDHWRCIRRFLSSTSPLIRAYGGFRFDARGKIAVEWEQFGSFYFTVPQVEFVEFGDNSMLAATVAWDEEISWTLENAIEALQETMLQVSSGIKRGRRESLGVSVVSKNHVPSEGAYHPAVTSALEIIKAENSPLSKVVLARSTRIITDTDIDPIAWLARLQREGQDAYQFCLQPPGAPAFIGNTPERLFHRKHLGVCSEALAATRPRGDSAVSDMEIERDLLTSPKDDLEFSIVREKIREQLNAICDRVIVRPPKTVRKLARVQHLYSQLAGQLRREDDEFDILTALHPTPAVCGCPVDEARLLIKQIESFDRGMYAGPVGYFGGGESEFSVGIRSALVEKGLGALIYAGTGIVSGSDSSSEWNELDLKISQFIKSLEHEPALQPIN; this is encoded by the exons ATGGCATCGCTTCACTGTTCATCTTATTTTCTGGGCACAAATCTTACAAAACAAAACTCCATTGCGATCTTCCACAGCTACTCTCCAACCTCATTTACCAAGCTTGCCTCTCGTGTCTCTCACcag AGGTTCCTACTCTGCTCGCTGGCCATGAACGGGTGTGAGGCTGACCATAAAGAGCCACTTGGCACGGTAGAGACAAGAACTCTATCCACGGTTACGTCACCGGCTATTGCGACGGAGAAGCTGATAACCGCCGTCTGTAACCTTAAAACCGAACCGCCTTCGTTCTCATCCGGTATCATCCGATTACAG GTTCCCATTGACCAGACAATCGGAGCAATAGATTGGCTTCATGCGCAAAATGATGCTCTTCCTCGCAGTTTCTTTTCATGTCGTCGCAGCGACGCTGGCCGTCAAGATCTTCTCCAAGACTTGGCGAGCGAGAATGTGAATGGATCATCTGATCGTAATCCGGTCAGTGTTGCTGGAATCGGGTCTGCTGCATTTTTCCGTGATCTGAGCCCATTCTCTCATGATCACTGGAGATGTATCCGAAG GTTTCTGTCTTCGACGTCTCCTTTGATTCGTGCGTACGGTGGATTTCGGTTTGATGCTAGAGGAAAGATCGCTGTCGAATGGGAACAGTTTGGCTCCTTTTATTTCACAGTGCCTCAG GTCGAGTTTGTTGAGTTTGGGGACAACTCAATGCTGGCTGCAACTGTTGCTTGGGACGAGGAGATCTCATGGACGCTTGAAAATGCTATTGAAGCACTTCAGGAGACTATGCTTCAG GTTTCTTCTGGAATAAAGAGAGGAAGGAGAGAATCTTTAGGAGTTTCTGTTGTTAGCAAGAACCATGTTCCTAGTGAAGGAGCCTATCACCCTGCTGTAACTAGTGCTCTGGAGATTATAAAGGCCGAAAATTCACCCCTAAGCAAG GTTGTGCTTGCACGCAGCACTAGAATCATTACTGATACCGATATTGATCCTATTGCTTGGTTAGCACGGTTGCAG CGTGAAGGACAAGACGCGTATCAATTCTGTCTTCAGCCACCAGGTGCACCAGCATTCATAGGAAACACG CCTGAGAGACTCTTCCACAGAAAACATCTAGGTGTCTGCAGCGAGGCGTTGGCTGCAACCAGGCCTAGAGGTGATTCAGCAGTTTCGGATATGGAAATAGAGCGTGACTTACTAACCAG TCCTAAAGACGATCTTGAGTTTTCCATTGTGCGAGAGAAAATAAGAGAACAACTAAAT GCTATATGTGACAGAGTAATTGTGAGGCCCCCCAAAACAGTGAGAAAGCTTGCAAGAGTACAACACCTATATTCTCAGTTGGCAGGGCAGCTaagaagagaagatgatgaG tTTGACATCTTAACTGCTTTGCATCCAACGCCAGCTGTTTGCGGATGTCCAGTAGATGAAGCAAGGCTTTTGATTAAGCAAATTG agTCATTTGATAGAGGAATGTATGCTGGACCTGTTGGATATTTTGGTGGTGGAGAGAGTGAATTTTCTGTAGGCATAAGATCTGCTTTAGTCGAGAAG GGTCTTGGAGCATTGATCTATGCAGGAACCGGAATAGTTTCAGGAAGCGATTCATCCTCGGAGTGGAACGAGCTTGATCTTAAGATCTCTCAG TTCATTAAATCACTTGAACATGAACCAGCTTTGCAGCCGATCAACTAA